In Scatophagus argus isolate fScaArg1 chromosome 5, fScaArg1.pri, whole genome shotgun sequence, a genomic segment contains:
- the stard13b gene encoding stAR-related lipid transfer protein 13 isoform X3, producing the protein MTSRRNSAKLKLRRSFSEQLRNSTSKAWDLLWKNVRERRLAEIEAKEACDWLRAAGFPQYAQLFEDSQFPIDITPVKRDHDFLDKDLVEPLCRRLNTLNKCASMKLDVNLPKKKSEDSDEEDLFAISDKWTFELSSRRWSRLQDIDCLLGNHGEVQPSKDSVPLKTTTSSESVLTDLSEPEVSSLHSESSGGSGHRALSTEDSDCSNRTCSDSAVMPDSTSLTMPHTPKEIAHYASLPDKHVKTSRIRAKDFLKRMETLRSRGTLGRGRKTLVISSPVLQQEARALKTLRCVEIINGDSGAPETQSNKDLPSQSSSESSSHSSGSAVSTPSLKERKPHRADYKRSGMYLEDIDIFSGTQVNKVAEQNRRNEFCSYEDLVVHIPKDHKPGTFPKALSIESLSPTNGASINWHTGSMHLESPLITCSKEPRPVTQCCSRGSRISVYDNVPGSHLYASTGDLIDLEKEDLFPHLDDILLHVNGLQQIVDHWCKNVLPVGEGLAQVDGEREDIVGLQSSSQITLDFEGNSVTDSQTPPSYGDRDRVSLAETESATLRDRRDSGVGASLTRPNRLRWPSFQISNRLSHSVASLQITNQSAGQLSLLQKFSLLRLTAIMEKYSMTNKHGWTWSVPKFMKRMKVPDYKDKNVFGVPLIVHVQRSGQPLPLGLQQALRYLRSQCLDQVGLFRKSGVKSRIQALRQMNESSPDNVNYEDQSAYDVADMVKQFFRDLPEPLLTSKLGETFLHIYQYVPKDQRLQAVQAAIMLMSDENREVLQTLLCFLSDVTSSVEENQMTPMNIAVCLAPSLFHLNILKKDNLSPRAMQKKYATGRPDQKDLNENLAATQGLAHMIVECNRLFEIPHEMVTQSRNSYVEADLHAPTIGELCKQMEDDDGTYQTHMEGRLQNLLKEAREKSKYWMSCSSSDNTELFYKKVGDGNPLRRWRVSVEVEAPPSVVLNRVLRERHLWDIDLLQWKVCETLDKQTEVFQYVLSRMPPHPSRDFVVLRSWRTDLPKGACSLVSVSIEHEDCPPVGGVRAIVVESNYLLEPCGSGKSRLTHICRVDLKGRTPDWYNKAFGHLCAAEAARIRNSFQPLITDGPETKI; encoded by the exons AAATTGAAGCAAAAGAGGCGTGTGACTGGCTGCGGGCGGCAGGATTTCCCCAGTATGCTCAGCTCTTTGAAG ATTCCCAGTTCCCCATTGACATTACACCTGTGAAAAGAGATCATGACTTTCTGGACAAAGACCTCGTGGAGCCTCTGTGCAG ACGACTCAACACGTTGAACAAGTGTGCCTCTATGAAACTTGATGTGAACCTTCCGAAGAAGAAA AGTGAAGACTCTGATGAAGAAGACCTGTTTGCAATCAGTGACAAATGGACCTTTGAGCTGAGCAGTCGGCGCTGGTCCAGGTTACAGGACATTGACTGTCTGCTGGGAAACCACGGAGAGGTTCAGCCCTCTAAGGACAGTGTGCCTCTGAAAACCACCACCAGCAGCGAGAGTGTTTTGACAGACCTCAGTGAGCCAGAGGTCTCTTCTTTGCACAGTGAGAGCAGTGGAGGCAGTGGTCACAGGGCTCTCAGCACAGAGGATTCTGACTGCTCCAACCGCACCTGCTCAGATTCTGCAGTGATGCCAGACTCTACTTCTCTCACAATGCCTCACACCCCCAAAGAAATTGCTCACTATGCCTCACTACCTGATAAGCACGTCAAGACAAGCCGCATCCGTGCCAAAGACTTCCTGAAGCGCATGGAGACATTGCGCTCCCGAGGAACTCTGGGAAGGGGTCGTAAGACTTTGGTCATTAGCTCTCCGGTGCTACAGCAGGAGGCCCGGGCTCTGAAGACTTTGCGTTGTGTCGAGATCATAAATGGAGATAGTGGGGCTCCAGAAACACAGTCCAACAAAGATCTGCCGTCCCAGTCCAGTAGTGAGAGTAGCAGCCATTCTAGTGGCAGTGCCGTCAGCACACCCAGCCTGAAAGAGCGTAAGCCTCACCGGGCTGACTACAAGCGCAGTGGCATGTATTTGGAGGACATAGACATCTTCTCAGGCACCCAAGTGAATAAAGTCGCAGAACAAAATCGCAGGAATGAGTTCTGCTCCTATGAAGATCTGGTGGTCCATATTCCCAAAGACCACAAGCCAGGAACCTTCCCCAAAGCACTGTCCATAGAGAGCCTGTCCCCAACCAATGGGGCTTCTATCAACTGGCATACAGGCAGCATGCACCTGGAATCTCCACTGATTACATGCAGTAAGGAACCCAGGCCTGTCACCCAGTGCTGCTCCAGAGGCAGCCGCATCAGTGTGTACGATAATGTTCCCGGCTCACATCTGTACGCCAGTACCGGAGATCTGATAGACCTGGAGAAAGAGGACCTGTTCCCTCACCTGGATGATATCTTGCTGCATGTCAATGGCCTACAACAGATAGTGGACCACTGGTGCAAGAATGTGTTGCCGGTTGGAGAAGGGCTGGCACAGGTAGATGGTGAGAGGGAAGATATAGTTGGCCTCCAGTCCTCTAGTCAGATCACACTGGACTTTGAGGGAAATTCTGTCACAGACAGCCAGACCCCACCTAGTTacggagacagagacagagtatCACTTGCTGAGACAGAATCTGCAACGCTCAGGGACAGGAGGGACTCAGGAGTGGGTGCTTCGCTCACAAGACCTAATCG GTTACGATGGCCCAGCTTTCAAATATCTAATCGCCTAAGTCACTCAGTGGCATCCCTGCAGATTACCAACCAGTCAGCAGGCCAGCTGAGTTTGTTGCAGAAGTTTTCTTTGCTGCGCCTTACTGCAATCATGGAGAAATACTCCATGACCAACAAGCATGGTTGGACATG GTCTGTGCCAAAGTTTATGAAGAGAATGAAGGTACCAGACTATAAGGATAAGAATGTGTTCGGAGTGCCTCTCATTGTGCATGTGCAGCGTTCTGGACAGCCATTGCCTCTTGGCCTGCAGCAGGCCCTGCGGTACCTGAGGAGCCAGTGTCTTGACCAG gtGGGTCTCTTTCGTAAGTCAGGGGTGAAGTCTCGAATTCAGGCTCTTAGGCAGATGAATGAGAGTTCTCCGGACAATGTGAACTATGAGGATCAGTCTGCCTATGATGTAGCTGACATGGTGAAGCAGTTCTTCAGGGATCTACCTGAGCCTCTGCTCACCAGCAAGCTGGGGGAGACCTTCCTTCATATCTACCAGT ATGTCCCAAAGGACCAAAGGTTGCAAGCTGTCCAGGCAGCTATCATGCTGATGTCGGATGAAAACCGAGAAGTGCTGCAGACGCTGCTCTGTTTCCtcagtgatgtcacttcctctgtggaAGAGAACCAGATGACACCCATGAACATTGCTGTGTGCCTGGCCCCATCCCTTTTTCATCTCAACATACTCAAGAAAGACAATCTCTCGCCaag GGCCATGCAGAAGAAGTATGCCACTGGTAGACCAGACCAGAAGGATCTGAATGAAAACTTAGCAGCAACGCAAGGCCTGGCTCATATGATCGTAGAGTGCAACCGACTCTTTGAG ATCCCTCATGAAATGGTTACTCAATCGCGTAATTCCTACGTGGAGGCGGACCTACATGCACCAACAATTGGCGAGCTGTGCAAACAGATGGAAGATGATGATGGAACGTACCAAACCCATATGGAGGGGAGACTTCAGAACCTGCTGAAAGAGGCTCGAGAAAAATCCAAATACTGGAtgtcctgcagcagctctgataACACAGAGCTTTTCTATAAAAAG GTGGGAGATGGGAACCCTTTGAGACGTTGGCGAGTGTCTGTGGAGGTGGAAGCGCCACCGTCTGTAGTTTTGAACCGTGTGCTGCGAGAGCGCCACCTGTGGGATATAGACTTGCTGCAATGGAAAGTGTGCGAGACATTGGACAAGCAGACAGAGGTGTTTCAGTACGTCCTCAGTCGCATGCCCCCTCATCCCAGCAGGGACTTTGTAGTTCTCAG GTCGTGGAGGACAGACTTGCCCAAAGGTGCCTGCTCACTGGTTTCTGTGTCTATAGAACATGAGGACTGTCCTCCTGTTGGAGGAGTACGAGCTATAGTCGTTGAGTCCAACTACCTGCTAGAGCCATGTGGCTCAGGAAAGTCCAGACTAACACACATTTGCAGAGTGGACTTGAA GGGAAGGACTCCAGATTGGTACAACAAAGCCTTTGGTCACCTTTGTGCTGCAGAAGCTGCCCGGATACGCAACTCCTTTCAGCCACTAATCACAGATGGCCCAGAGACCAAAATCTGA
- the stard13b gene encoding stAR-related lipid transfer protein 13 isoform X4: protein MNHSGCMMKISQIEAKEACDWLRAAGFPQYAQLFEDSQFPIDITPVKRDHDFLDKDLVEPLCRRLNTLNKCASMKLDVNLPKKKSEDSDEEDLFAISDKWTFELSSRRWSRLQDIDCLLGNHGEVQPSKDSVPLKTTTSSESVLTDLSEPEVSSLHSESSGGSGHRALSTEDSDCSNRTCSDSAVMPDSTSLTMPHTPKEIAHYASLPDKHVKTSRIRAKDFLKRMETLRSRGTLGRGRKTLVISSPVLQQEARALKTLRCVEIINGDSGAPETQSNKDLPSQSSSESSSHSSGSAVSTPSLKERKPHRADYKRSGMYLEDIDIFSGTQVNKVAEQNRRNEFCSYEDLVVHIPKDHKPGTFPKALSIESLSPTNGASINWHTGSMHLESPLITCSKEPRPVTQCCSRGSRISVYDNVPGSHLYASTGDLIDLEKEDLFPHLDDILLHVNGLQQIVDHWCKNVLPVGEGLAQVDGEREDIVGLQSSSQITLDFEGNSVTDSQTPPSYGDRDRVSLAETESATLRDRRDSGVGASLTRPNRLRWPSFQISNRLSHSVASLQITNQSAGQLSLLQKFSLLRLTAIMEKYSMTNKHGWTWSVPKFMKRMKVPDYKDKNVFGVPLIVHVQRSGQPLPLGLQQALRYLRSQCLDQVGLFRKSGVKSRIQALRQMNESSPDNVNYEDQSAYDVADMVKQFFRDLPEPLLTSKLGETFLHIYQYVPKDQRLQAVQAAIMLMSDENREVLQTLLCFLSDVTSSVEENQMTPMNIAVCLAPSLFHLNILKKDNLSPRAMQKKYATGRPDQKDLNENLAATQGLAHMIVECNRLFEIPHEMVTQSRNSYVEADLHAPTIGELCKQMEDDDGTYQTHMEGRLQNLLKEAREKSKYWMSCSSSDNTELFYKKVGDGNPLRRWRVSVEVEAPPSVVLNRVLRERHLWDIDLLQWKVCETLDKQTEVFQYVLSRMPPHPSRDFVVLRSWRTDLPKGACSLVSVSIEHEDCPPVGGVRAIVVESNYLLEPCGSGKSRLTHICRVDLKGRTPDWYNKAFGHLCAAEAARIRNSFQPLITDGPETKI from the exons AAATTGAAGCAAAAGAGGCGTGTGACTGGCTGCGGGCGGCAGGATTTCCCCAGTATGCTCAGCTCTTTGAAG ATTCCCAGTTCCCCATTGACATTACACCTGTGAAAAGAGATCATGACTTTCTGGACAAAGACCTCGTGGAGCCTCTGTGCAG ACGACTCAACACGTTGAACAAGTGTGCCTCTATGAAACTTGATGTGAACCTTCCGAAGAAGAAA AGTGAAGACTCTGATGAAGAAGACCTGTTTGCAATCAGTGACAAATGGACCTTTGAGCTGAGCAGTCGGCGCTGGTCCAGGTTACAGGACATTGACTGTCTGCTGGGAAACCACGGAGAGGTTCAGCCCTCTAAGGACAGTGTGCCTCTGAAAACCACCACCAGCAGCGAGAGTGTTTTGACAGACCTCAGTGAGCCAGAGGTCTCTTCTTTGCACAGTGAGAGCAGTGGAGGCAGTGGTCACAGGGCTCTCAGCACAGAGGATTCTGACTGCTCCAACCGCACCTGCTCAGATTCTGCAGTGATGCCAGACTCTACTTCTCTCACAATGCCTCACACCCCCAAAGAAATTGCTCACTATGCCTCACTACCTGATAAGCACGTCAAGACAAGCCGCATCCGTGCCAAAGACTTCCTGAAGCGCATGGAGACATTGCGCTCCCGAGGAACTCTGGGAAGGGGTCGTAAGACTTTGGTCATTAGCTCTCCGGTGCTACAGCAGGAGGCCCGGGCTCTGAAGACTTTGCGTTGTGTCGAGATCATAAATGGAGATAGTGGGGCTCCAGAAACACAGTCCAACAAAGATCTGCCGTCCCAGTCCAGTAGTGAGAGTAGCAGCCATTCTAGTGGCAGTGCCGTCAGCACACCCAGCCTGAAAGAGCGTAAGCCTCACCGGGCTGACTACAAGCGCAGTGGCATGTATTTGGAGGACATAGACATCTTCTCAGGCACCCAAGTGAATAAAGTCGCAGAACAAAATCGCAGGAATGAGTTCTGCTCCTATGAAGATCTGGTGGTCCATATTCCCAAAGACCACAAGCCAGGAACCTTCCCCAAAGCACTGTCCATAGAGAGCCTGTCCCCAACCAATGGGGCTTCTATCAACTGGCATACAGGCAGCATGCACCTGGAATCTCCACTGATTACATGCAGTAAGGAACCCAGGCCTGTCACCCAGTGCTGCTCCAGAGGCAGCCGCATCAGTGTGTACGATAATGTTCCCGGCTCACATCTGTACGCCAGTACCGGAGATCTGATAGACCTGGAGAAAGAGGACCTGTTCCCTCACCTGGATGATATCTTGCTGCATGTCAATGGCCTACAACAGATAGTGGACCACTGGTGCAAGAATGTGTTGCCGGTTGGAGAAGGGCTGGCACAGGTAGATGGTGAGAGGGAAGATATAGTTGGCCTCCAGTCCTCTAGTCAGATCACACTGGACTTTGAGGGAAATTCTGTCACAGACAGCCAGACCCCACCTAGTTacggagacagagacagagtatCACTTGCTGAGACAGAATCTGCAACGCTCAGGGACAGGAGGGACTCAGGAGTGGGTGCTTCGCTCACAAGACCTAATCG GTTACGATGGCCCAGCTTTCAAATATCTAATCGCCTAAGTCACTCAGTGGCATCCCTGCAGATTACCAACCAGTCAGCAGGCCAGCTGAGTTTGTTGCAGAAGTTTTCTTTGCTGCGCCTTACTGCAATCATGGAGAAATACTCCATGACCAACAAGCATGGTTGGACATG GTCTGTGCCAAAGTTTATGAAGAGAATGAAGGTACCAGACTATAAGGATAAGAATGTGTTCGGAGTGCCTCTCATTGTGCATGTGCAGCGTTCTGGACAGCCATTGCCTCTTGGCCTGCAGCAGGCCCTGCGGTACCTGAGGAGCCAGTGTCTTGACCAG gtGGGTCTCTTTCGTAAGTCAGGGGTGAAGTCTCGAATTCAGGCTCTTAGGCAGATGAATGAGAGTTCTCCGGACAATGTGAACTATGAGGATCAGTCTGCCTATGATGTAGCTGACATGGTGAAGCAGTTCTTCAGGGATCTACCTGAGCCTCTGCTCACCAGCAAGCTGGGGGAGACCTTCCTTCATATCTACCAGT ATGTCCCAAAGGACCAAAGGTTGCAAGCTGTCCAGGCAGCTATCATGCTGATGTCGGATGAAAACCGAGAAGTGCTGCAGACGCTGCTCTGTTTCCtcagtgatgtcacttcctctgtggaAGAGAACCAGATGACACCCATGAACATTGCTGTGTGCCTGGCCCCATCCCTTTTTCATCTCAACATACTCAAGAAAGACAATCTCTCGCCaag GGCCATGCAGAAGAAGTATGCCACTGGTAGACCAGACCAGAAGGATCTGAATGAAAACTTAGCAGCAACGCAAGGCCTGGCTCATATGATCGTAGAGTGCAACCGACTCTTTGAG ATCCCTCATGAAATGGTTACTCAATCGCGTAATTCCTACGTGGAGGCGGACCTACATGCACCAACAATTGGCGAGCTGTGCAAACAGATGGAAGATGATGATGGAACGTACCAAACCCATATGGAGGGGAGACTTCAGAACCTGCTGAAAGAGGCTCGAGAAAAATCCAAATACTGGAtgtcctgcagcagctctgataACACAGAGCTTTTCTATAAAAAG GTGGGAGATGGGAACCCTTTGAGACGTTGGCGAGTGTCTGTGGAGGTGGAAGCGCCACCGTCTGTAGTTTTGAACCGTGTGCTGCGAGAGCGCCACCTGTGGGATATAGACTTGCTGCAATGGAAAGTGTGCGAGACATTGGACAAGCAGACAGAGGTGTTTCAGTACGTCCTCAGTCGCATGCCCCCTCATCCCAGCAGGGACTTTGTAGTTCTCAG GTCGTGGAGGACAGACTTGCCCAAAGGTGCCTGCTCACTGGTTTCTGTGTCTATAGAACATGAGGACTGTCCTCCTGTTGGAGGAGTACGAGCTATAGTCGTTGAGTCCAACTACCTGCTAGAGCCATGTGGCTCAGGAAAGTCCAGACTAACACACATTTGCAGAGTGGACTTGAA GGGAAGGACTCCAGATTGGTACAACAAAGCCTTTGGTCACCTTTGTGCTGCAGAAGCTGCCCGGATACGCAACTCCTTTCAGCCACTAATCACAGATGGCCCAGAGACCAAAATCTGA
- the stard13b gene encoding stAR-related lipid transfer protein 13 isoform X2 produces the protein MFRDLPESAGSECLGSMTPETQDIYLRMDHHRRRSGYRLGRIIARQQLLKKIAGEIEAKEACDWLRAAGFPQYAQLFEDSQFPIDITPVKRDHDFLDKDLVEPLCRRLNTLNKCASMKLDVNLPKKKSEDSDEEDLFAISDKWTFELSSRRWSRLQDIDCLLGNHGEVQPSKDSVPLKTTTSSESVLTDLSEPEVSSLHSESSGGSGHRALSTEDSDCSNRTCSDSAVMPDSTSLTMPHTPKEIAHYASLPDKHVKTSRIRAKDFLKRMETLRSRGTLGRGRKTLVISSPVLQQEARALKTLRCVEIINGDSGAPETQSNKDLPSQSSSESSSHSSGSAVSTPSLKERKPHRADYKRSGMYLEDIDIFSGTQVNKVAEQNRRNEFCSYEDLVVHIPKDHKPGTFPKALSIESLSPTNGASINWHTGSMHLESPLITCSKEPRPVTQCCSRGSRISVYDNVPGSHLYASTGDLIDLEKEDLFPHLDDILLHVNGLQQIVDHWCKNVLPVGEGLAQVDGEREDIVGLQSSSQITLDFEGNSVTDSQTPPSYGDRDRVSLAETESATLRDRRDSGVGASLTRPNRLRWPSFQISNRLSHSVASLQITNQSAGQLSLLQKFSLLRLTAIMEKYSMTNKHGWTWSVPKFMKRMKVPDYKDKNVFGVPLIVHVQRSGQPLPLGLQQALRYLRSQCLDQVGLFRKSGVKSRIQALRQMNESSPDNVNYEDQSAYDVADMVKQFFRDLPEPLLTSKLGETFLHIYQYVPKDQRLQAVQAAIMLMSDENREVLQTLLCFLSDVTSSVEENQMTPMNIAVCLAPSLFHLNILKKDNLSPRAMQKKYATGRPDQKDLNENLAATQGLAHMIVECNRLFEIPHEMVTQSRNSYVEADLHAPTIGELCKQMEDDDGTYQTHMEGRLQNLLKEAREKSKYWMSCSSSDNTELFYKKVGDGNPLRRWRVSVEVEAPPSVVLNRVLRERHLWDIDLLQWKVCETLDKQTEVFQYVLSRMPPHPSRDFVVLRSWRTDLPKGACSLVSVSIEHEDCPPVGGVRAIVVESNYLLEPCGSGKSRLTHICRVDLKGRTPDWYNKAFGHLCAAEAARIRNSFQPLITDGPETKI, from the exons AAATTGAAGCAAAAGAGGCGTGTGACTGGCTGCGGGCGGCAGGATTTCCCCAGTATGCTCAGCTCTTTGAAG ATTCCCAGTTCCCCATTGACATTACACCTGTGAAAAGAGATCATGACTTTCTGGACAAAGACCTCGTGGAGCCTCTGTGCAG ACGACTCAACACGTTGAACAAGTGTGCCTCTATGAAACTTGATGTGAACCTTCCGAAGAAGAAA AGTGAAGACTCTGATGAAGAAGACCTGTTTGCAATCAGTGACAAATGGACCTTTGAGCTGAGCAGTCGGCGCTGGTCCAGGTTACAGGACATTGACTGTCTGCTGGGAAACCACGGAGAGGTTCAGCCCTCTAAGGACAGTGTGCCTCTGAAAACCACCACCAGCAGCGAGAGTGTTTTGACAGACCTCAGTGAGCCAGAGGTCTCTTCTTTGCACAGTGAGAGCAGTGGAGGCAGTGGTCACAGGGCTCTCAGCACAGAGGATTCTGACTGCTCCAACCGCACCTGCTCAGATTCTGCAGTGATGCCAGACTCTACTTCTCTCACAATGCCTCACACCCCCAAAGAAATTGCTCACTATGCCTCACTACCTGATAAGCACGTCAAGACAAGCCGCATCCGTGCCAAAGACTTCCTGAAGCGCATGGAGACATTGCGCTCCCGAGGAACTCTGGGAAGGGGTCGTAAGACTTTGGTCATTAGCTCTCCGGTGCTACAGCAGGAGGCCCGGGCTCTGAAGACTTTGCGTTGTGTCGAGATCATAAATGGAGATAGTGGGGCTCCAGAAACACAGTCCAACAAAGATCTGCCGTCCCAGTCCAGTAGTGAGAGTAGCAGCCATTCTAGTGGCAGTGCCGTCAGCACACCCAGCCTGAAAGAGCGTAAGCCTCACCGGGCTGACTACAAGCGCAGTGGCATGTATTTGGAGGACATAGACATCTTCTCAGGCACCCAAGTGAATAAAGTCGCAGAACAAAATCGCAGGAATGAGTTCTGCTCCTATGAAGATCTGGTGGTCCATATTCCCAAAGACCACAAGCCAGGAACCTTCCCCAAAGCACTGTCCATAGAGAGCCTGTCCCCAACCAATGGGGCTTCTATCAACTGGCATACAGGCAGCATGCACCTGGAATCTCCACTGATTACATGCAGTAAGGAACCCAGGCCTGTCACCCAGTGCTGCTCCAGAGGCAGCCGCATCAGTGTGTACGATAATGTTCCCGGCTCACATCTGTACGCCAGTACCGGAGATCTGATAGACCTGGAGAAAGAGGACCTGTTCCCTCACCTGGATGATATCTTGCTGCATGTCAATGGCCTACAACAGATAGTGGACCACTGGTGCAAGAATGTGTTGCCGGTTGGAGAAGGGCTGGCACAGGTAGATGGTGAGAGGGAAGATATAGTTGGCCTCCAGTCCTCTAGTCAGATCACACTGGACTTTGAGGGAAATTCTGTCACAGACAGCCAGACCCCACCTAGTTacggagacagagacagagtatCACTTGCTGAGACAGAATCTGCAACGCTCAGGGACAGGAGGGACTCAGGAGTGGGTGCTTCGCTCACAAGACCTAATCG GTTACGATGGCCCAGCTTTCAAATATCTAATCGCCTAAGTCACTCAGTGGCATCCCTGCAGATTACCAACCAGTCAGCAGGCCAGCTGAGTTTGTTGCAGAAGTTTTCTTTGCTGCGCCTTACTGCAATCATGGAGAAATACTCCATGACCAACAAGCATGGTTGGACATG GTCTGTGCCAAAGTTTATGAAGAGAATGAAGGTACCAGACTATAAGGATAAGAATGTGTTCGGAGTGCCTCTCATTGTGCATGTGCAGCGTTCTGGACAGCCATTGCCTCTTGGCCTGCAGCAGGCCCTGCGGTACCTGAGGAGCCAGTGTCTTGACCAG gtGGGTCTCTTTCGTAAGTCAGGGGTGAAGTCTCGAATTCAGGCTCTTAGGCAGATGAATGAGAGTTCTCCGGACAATGTGAACTATGAGGATCAGTCTGCCTATGATGTAGCTGACATGGTGAAGCAGTTCTTCAGGGATCTACCTGAGCCTCTGCTCACCAGCAAGCTGGGGGAGACCTTCCTTCATATCTACCAGT ATGTCCCAAAGGACCAAAGGTTGCAAGCTGTCCAGGCAGCTATCATGCTGATGTCGGATGAAAACCGAGAAGTGCTGCAGACGCTGCTCTGTTTCCtcagtgatgtcacttcctctgtggaAGAGAACCAGATGACACCCATGAACATTGCTGTGTGCCTGGCCCCATCCCTTTTTCATCTCAACATACTCAAGAAAGACAATCTCTCGCCaag GGCCATGCAGAAGAAGTATGCCACTGGTAGACCAGACCAGAAGGATCTGAATGAAAACTTAGCAGCAACGCAAGGCCTGGCTCATATGATCGTAGAGTGCAACCGACTCTTTGAG ATCCCTCATGAAATGGTTACTCAATCGCGTAATTCCTACGTGGAGGCGGACCTACATGCACCAACAATTGGCGAGCTGTGCAAACAGATGGAAGATGATGATGGAACGTACCAAACCCATATGGAGGGGAGACTTCAGAACCTGCTGAAAGAGGCTCGAGAAAAATCCAAATACTGGAtgtcctgcagcagctctgataACACAGAGCTTTTCTATAAAAAG GTGGGAGATGGGAACCCTTTGAGACGTTGGCGAGTGTCTGTGGAGGTGGAAGCGCCACCGTCTGTAGTTTTGAACCGTGTGCTGCGAGAGCGCCACCTGTGGGATATAGACTTGCTGCAATGGAAAGTGTGCGAGACATTGGACAAGCAGACAGAGGTGTTTCAGTACGTCCTCAGTCGCATGCCCCCTCATCCCAGCAGGGACTTTGTAGTTCTCAG GTCGTGGAGGACAGACTTGCCCAAAGGTGCCTGCTCACTGGTTTCTGTGTCTATAGAACATGAGGACTGTCCTCCTGTTGGAGGAGTACGAGCTATAGTCGTTGAGTCCAACTACCTGCTAGAGCCATGTGGCTCAGGAAAGTCCAGACTAACACACATTTGCAGAGTGGACTTGAA GGGAAGGACTCCAGATTGGTACAACAAAGCCTTTGGTCACCTTTGTGCTGCAGAAGCTGCCCGGATACGCAACTCCTTTCAGCCACTAATCACAGATGGCCCAGAGACCAAAATCTGA